In Synechococcus sp. RS9909, one genomic interval encodes:
- the mraY gene encoding phospho-N-acetylmuramoyl-pentapeptide-transferase, protein MSDLSAPSPSVNRSNQVGGRVSALVLAVVIVAAAFAADRWIPNSLLSVPLIVATLIAAGTTAWGVPRLRALKMGQVIREDGPQAHLRKGGTPTMGGLLVVPVGVIIGSLSAVGQDNANRLLAVAAVTLASMVIGGIDDWRSLTRQTNKGLTARGKLLLQALIAALFLAVAAWQGWISSSIALPWNLTLPLAWLIWPLALFVFLAESNATNLTDGLDGLASGCGALVFTGLALQLMLRGNSGDPALAGFCMAMAGAWLGFLAHNRNPARLFMGDTGSLAMGACLSAVALLSNSLWPLLLMGGVFLAESLSVILQVWVFKATKGADGVGQRLFRMAPLHHHFELSGWSEQTVVRRFWLITAALVLIGLALRPT, encoded by the coding sequence GTGAGCGACCTTTCGGCGCCATCGCCATCGGTGAACCGCTCCAACCAGGTGGGAGGCCGCGTCAGTGCCTTGGTGCTGGCGGTCGTGATCGTCGCTGCTGCCTTCGCCGCGGATCGCTGGATCCCTAACAGCCTCTTGAGTGTGCCCTTGATCGTGGCGACCCTGATCGCCGCCGGCACCACCGCCTGGGGGGTGCCCAGGTTGCGTGCTTTGAAAATGGGCCAGGTGATCCGGGAAGACGGACCCCAGGCCCATCTGCGCAAGGGGGGCACGCCCACGATGGGTGGGTTGCTCGTGGTGCCGGTGGGCGTGATCATCGGCTCCCTCAGCGCCGTGGGGCAAGACAATGCCAACCGCCTGCTTGCTGTTGCGGCCGTGACCCTGGCTTCCATGGTGATCGGCGGCATCGATGACTGGCGCAGCCTCACCAGGCAGACCAACAAGGGGCTGACGGCACGGGGAAAACTGCTCCTCCAAGCACTGATCGCGGCCCTGTTCCTGGCGGTCGCCGCCTGGCAGGGCTGGATCAGCAGCAGCATCGCCCTGCCTTGGAACCTCACCCTGCCGCTGGCCTGGTTGATCTGGCCCCTGGCCCTGTTTGTCTTCCTGGCGGAAAGCAATGCCACGAACCTCACCGATGGTCTCGATGGTCTGGCCTCCGGCTGCGGTGCTCTTGTGTTCACAGGCCTGGCCCTGCAGCTGATGCTGCGAGGCAACAGCGGTGATCCGGCCCTGGCTGGCTTCTGCATGGCGATGGCAGGAGCCTGGCTCGGCTTTCTGGCCCACAACCGCAATCCGGCCCGCCTGTTCATGGGCGACACCGGATCGCTGGCGATGGGAGCCTGTCTCAGCGCCGTGGCACTCCTCAGCAACAGCCTCTGGCCTCTGCTGCTGATGGGGGGCGTGTTCCTGGCGGAATCGCTGTCGGTGATTCTCCAGGTGTGGGTGTTCAAAGCCACCAAAGGAGCCGATGGGGTCGGCCAACGCCTGTTCCGGATGGCCCCCCTGCACCATCATTTTGAGCTCAGCGGTTGGAGCGAACAAACTGTGGTGCGCCGCTTCTGGCTGATCACTGCCGCTCTGGTGCTGATCGGTCTGGCTCTTCGCCCCACCTGA